AATGCACACATCTGAACTCTAAATTAGCAGCCCAGAGCCCAGCAGGGAAGTAATTGCTCAATGGCTCCAGGACTCACCAGTACACAGGACTGTCTCCATCCTCTCGCACACGGTAGTAAACATCTCCCTCTGGGATGTATTTGGTAAGGCCAAAGTCCCCGATCTTCACCAGATGCTCATTCTCCACCAGTACGTTCCGGGCAGCCAAGTCCCGGTGGATGTATCGCTTCGAGTGCAGGTAATCCATCCCCTTAAAAAGGAAAAAAAGCAGAAGGAGCAGGAGCAGAGATGAGGGAGACCAAGGTGAAAGAGAATAGTGGTTAGAGAAGAAAATAGAGTACTTTAATCTATTGTTGTATAAAACAATATTCCAATATTGGATAGCAAATCTTCAACTTGAACCCTAACAGTGTACCAGCTACAGGACAAAACAGAACCCTAGAAGGAATCTAgattacatatacagttgaagtcggaagtttacatacacttaggttggagtcattaaaactcgttttttcaaccactccacaaatgtcttgttaacaaactatagttttggcaagtcggttaggacatctactttgtgcatgacaagtaatttttccaacaattgtttacggacagattatttcacttataattcactgtatcacaattccagtgggtcagaagtttacatacattaagttgactgtgcctttaaacagcatggaaaattccagaaaattatgtcatggctttagaagcttctgataggctaattgacatcatttgtgtcaattggaggtgtacctgtggatgtatttcaaggcctaccttcaaactcagtgcctctttgcttgatatcatgagaaaatcaaaagaaatcagccaagacctcagaaaaaacattgtagacctcaacaagtctggttcatccttgggagcaatttccaaacgccagaaggtaccaccttcatctgtacaaacaatagtacgcaagtataaacaccatgggaccatgcagccgtcataccactcaggaaggagacaagttctgtctcttagagatgaaagtactttggtgcgaaaagtgaaaatcaatcccagaacaacagcaaaggaccttgtgaagatacaggaggaaacaggtacaaaagtatctatatccacagtaaaacaagtcctatatcgacataacctgaaaggccgctcagcaaggaagaagccactgctccaaaaccgccataaaaaagaaacatctcaagacatcagtcaggaagttaaagcttgggtcttccaaatggacaatgacccctagcatacttccaaagttgtggcaaaatggcttaaggacaacaaagacaaggtattggagtggccatcacaaagccctgacctcaatcctaatgaaaatgtgtgggcagaactgaaaaagcatgtgtgagcaagggtgcctacaaacctgactcagttacaccagctctgtcaggaggaatgggccaaaattcacccaacttattgtgggaagcttgtggaaggctacccgaaacgtttgacccaagttaaacaaataaaaggcaatgctaccaaatactaattgagtgtatgtaaacttccgacccactgggaatgtgatgaaagaaataaaagctgaaataaatcattctcgctactattattctgacatttcacattcttaaaataaattggtgatcctaactgacataagacagggaatttttacaaggattaaatgtcaggaattgtgagaaactgagtttaaatgcatttggctatgtattccgacttcaactgtttcttTATATTACCAGCCCCCCGTGCAGTGCTCTTGTCTCACCTGGCAGATCTGCTGTGCAAAGAGGAGGCTGTGAGCCACGCCCAGGCGGTGTTTGACTAGGTACTCTCTGAGGCTGCCCAGCGGTAGGAACTCCATAATCAGCTGCACCGTCTGCCCTCCTGTGGAGACAACGAAACAGGCATTTACAGCAGTCACTCATACATACAGACGCTACCCTACACATGTATATGTGAACAGATGCTGGAAACCCCCCACACGAGTATGTCATATGTAGGAAGGAGCCAAGCAAGAAACGTAATACACAAGCATTGTATGAAAATGAGACAGCTAGTCATATAAAGCATGTGGATGACAGACAGGTGAGCTTTGGTGGATCACATGCCACTCACCCAGCTCAGAGCAGCAGCCCTTGTACTTGACTATGTTGCTGTGGTAAAGAGACTTGAGGATCTCAATCTCCTTCATCCAGCCTTCATGGAGATGGCTGCCTCCCTCATGCTTCAGGGCCTTCACTGCCACATAGTCCCCTGTCCCGTCGTTGGCTGGGTCATACACATAGAGCATCACCTTCCCAAAGTGaccctggagacagagagagagagcagaaagcatTCTCTCAGAGGGAGGCCAAGGAATAATGTTTTACATAACGCTAGTAGATCACAAAGTACGAAAGAAGATGAAGAGCACAGAGGGGTTTATAAGAGTCATGTTGTCCTGCAGGGAAATTAACTCACCTCTCCTAAGTCCCGGATCTTTTTCAAGTAGCGTTTGAGGAAAACGTTGGGGTCAGCGTCCGGGAGAGACTCCAGGGGGGATATGTCAGGATCTGATCAGAAACCAGGAGAGCAACATTAAAGCAACACTAATCAATCCCGAAAATGTGGTCAATCTAAATGCTAGAAGAGGAAACGGAGAGAAACAGACTGTGATCCAAAGAATAAAAGGAGGGCACATACTCTTGAGCTGTAGTTCAGTGAGCTCTCGAAGCACAGTGCGGAAGGACGGCCTCTCCCGGGGTTCGTAGGTCAAACACATGCTAATGAAGCTGGCCAGTTCCTGCGACGAGGGCTCGGTGAGGCGACTCCGCGTCTCATAGAAACGCTCTTTCTGTTGGCAGGAGAGAGGTCAGGGTTCAGCATGAATCACAGGCATGGTAAGAGGATGGCAGATAAATGAGTTATGATTAGAGGGAGGAGAATTGAAGGGCAGTGACAATAGGGCTGTAGGTACCTCAGTGAGCGTGCTGCCACTCATGGGCAAATCTCCATTGTTGCAGATCTCCAGCAATGTGGCTCCAAAGCTCCACTGGTCGGCAGCTCTGCCGAATGGGGCACTGCTTGGCACACACTCCGGGGCGATCCATGGGATTCGCTCGACACGCTCTGTAGGGCATACAGACAGTCTAAGTCAGACCATGCTATACAACACCACTACATTCAGTAGGTTCATGAATCACATGGTCTCACAGCACAAACTAAATAACCTCTAAAGCCTTCCTGCTAAGTGTCAATATAATGACAAGTACAAGACAACCAGGAAGTGGGCCTCAcagcaaccaggaagtggtttgcaCAGGGCTTCCTGTGACTCAATCTGATCTAAAAGAATGAAGACCAAACAAAATCACCAGAGACGGAAATTGAGGGTTGACAAAATAACTCACTGTGGAGAGATTCTATTTCTCATGTAGTGAGTGTTGCCCAACATGGAAGTGGTCTGGTAGGAAATAACTGTTTTATTGGTCAAGTAGGAACTAACCTTCTCTGGACAGCACGTTGAGGGCGATGCCTGGATCACTCAGCTTGACGAAGGGAAAGGTGCCCTCCTCCAGACCACGGCGAGCCACCAGAATGTTTTTGCCACAGACGTTACCATGTACCAGTTGTTTAGTCTCCTGCAATAACCAGGTGGTAGAGGTAACAAAATAAAGTACATTCAGGACACTCAATAGTGGGAGATGAGGGTTGGCAATTCATTAACTATGGACACAAGGGTTTATAGTTTGAAACGGAGGGGCAATCACAGAAGATCAACATCCTAAAAGATCATTGTTTCTAACAATGAGTGAGGAGTAATCTTAGTTTGTTGTGATGTGAGAGTATCAGGCTGACTTACAAGGTAGCTCAGGGCACTGGCCAGCTGTTTGGCTACAGTAAATTTCCACTGAGGAGTGACCAGCGCCCTTTCCCTTCGCAGGAACACATCCAGAGGCCCAAACTCCACAAACTCCTCCACCATGATGTCTGCAGACAGGTCAAAGACAAGGATTATTATCAAGGATCACACCACCTACTTTTAGAGATGAGCGAGACTTCAATGTATTGATTCTAATTGAAGGGCTATGGTTTGGCTGAGAGTCAGGCTTGTGATACACCAGTCCTGTTGCCTAGTAATTCAAACAACCAATACAATTAACCTTCTGAGAGGGAAGTGTCCGTGCTGAAGAAGGAAGTCGCACAGCTGAATGAGGAAGTGTGAGGTTGAGTAGTGCCATGGTGACTTACTCTCAGATCCTTTGACAGACACTCCGTGTACAAAGACCAGGTGACTGTGAGATACTTGGCTCATCAGACTGGCTGTTTCAAAGAACGCCTACGAGAGGACAGGAAAGAGGAAGGATTATCATGACATTGTAAACAAAGGTTCACATTCAACAGAGTTGAATTGGTGAAAACGGTAGTTTAGAACCAACAAGGTACTTAAGAAACCGTTGTGTGATTGCGGCAAACTGGGTTGGAACCTGGGATGGTGTTATCGCACAGAGCTAAAGTCCAGGCATTATCACACAGAGCTAAAGTCCAGGCATTATCACACAGAGCtaaagtcttcaggtctcaggtaAGGTTACTCATCACGCAATCAATTCTTGTAAGAGGATAATGATAGATTAATGGTAACTCACTAATGCTATGTCCTTGTGGCTTTGGTCCAAGATCTTAAGAACCACCCGGATCTCTTTGCGATCAGTAAGATTGTTGTTCCACttgtcctcctcatcctcctctgctCCGCCCCACACCAACAGACGGCCCGAGTAGATGTTGGTCCTGGTCCCACGGCCCAGATGCTGCTCCTGAGCACAGGGACAAACAGCCATTTTAGAAGTACTGGGTACAAACCGGACAAGGATAGAGAAGAGCATCAGTGTTCAATATGGAAAAATGTATTGGAATTTAGTGAAACTGGGAGGTACTGTTGCAAAGTGTTTCGCTGTGGTGTGCCCTACTGAATATAACCCGGGTGAAACATACACAAAGGAGGGCGCTGACAGAGAGATGTATAGAAGAGAataatcccctctctctctcacctgtgtgATCTCCTTGTCTTTGATCTGATGGAACTTCAGCTGAGTCAGACAGAGGGCCACAGAGTCAGGCTGAACACACTGGTCCACACCCTGCCTCATCACCAAGAGGTTGGACAGTTCTGCAGCACAAACGCTCATTTAAATACAGTATAGGAAAACATGGACACACAACAACACTTCCTTACAGAATAACATCTCTGTACATATGTTGAGCTGTTGTATGTTAGGGGCAGAACAACACCAATGCACATCTATAAAAAAAACACATCACACACAAACTAACCTGCAGGTCGGGGTAGGCAGCATTTCTTCACAGTGAAATTGTCCGTGCCAGACTTGAGCACAAATGCCTTGAGGCTGTCGGTGAGCTCCTTGACACTGGAGAACTCCCGGTCCCAGCCTTCCAGAGCAAACACTGAACCACTATGCAGGATCCTGAACTGCTTGTGGATTGCAGCTTGTCCATTCTATAGGAAGCCAgcaaagacacacacatgcatccaAATATACAACTTCTAATGACATTGTAttgctttttatattttttgacaacATTTTCCATGTTCCTCGTCCTTCAGAGCTTGGTGTGGAGGCACTTTTACCTGACTCTTGTTTAGAACAGCTAATATGATGCGGTGGTAGTCGAGGACGCTCCAGCGCACAAGAAAGGCTCCCTCTTCAACTGCTTCCTTCCTCAGTCTCTGCAGCACAAAGTCATCACTGAAAAAGACAGTCAGAATTGTAGTGGGAgccagagaagtgtgtgtgtgtgtgtgttactcacttCATTGGTCCATGGAGGCCATTGGTGGCACTGAGCACTACTCTGGGTGGAGCCAC
Above is a window of Salmo salar chromosome ssa03, Ssal_v3.1, whole genome shotgun sequence DNA encoding:
- the LOC106601287 gene encoding non-receptor tyrosine-protein kinase TYK2: MMSRSGRFKSTRTGSSTGQCEPPQGPGVHVYLFWTKGGERYLTHTEGKVTAEELSISAAQTVGITPLCHVLFSLYDPESHCWYSPNHFFNSEEQTRLTLHYRMRFYFRNWHGLSEKEPSVVRYAPRSGTEHGGSPLLEMTSLEYLFCQAKFDFVNDVTPMEDAQGKEELSRFKNESLGMAVLHLSHQALRSGCTLQEVAKSVSFLRCIPRSFAKHIARDNFLTKIRIRRVFADFVRTFQEHTVDVGRLGSQEVMYKYLSTLEHLAPRFGTETFLAAHLELRTDGGDGSGSYLNTSRAHGASDPENVGPQVMHEVMVSGTKGIQWRKMTVQKPQANSYFGNDYLGNRKSVKQSPLQQEPTSSDTWTSFCDFPEISHITITGANVSIIKQDNFSMEVQMNSSLEALSFVSLLDGYFRLTADAHHYLCHEVAPPRVVLSATNGLHGPMNDDFVLQRLRKEAVEEGAFLVRWSVLDYHRIILAVLNKSQNGQAAIHKQFRILHSGSVFALEGWDREFSSVKELTDSLKAFVLKSGTDNFTVKKCCLPRPAELSNLLVMRQGVDQCVQPDSVALCLTQLKFHQIKDKEITQEQHLGRGTRTNIYSGRLLVWGGAEEDEEDKWNNNLTDRKEIRVVLKILDQSHKDIALAFFETASLMSQVSHSHLVFVHGVSVKGSENIMVEEFVEFGPLDVFLRRERALVTPQWKFTVAKQLASALSYLETKQLVHGNVCGKNILVARRGLEEGTFPFVKLSDPGIALNVLSREERVERIPWIAPECVPSSAPFGRAADQWSFGATLLEICNNGDLPMSGSTLTEKERFYETRSRLTEPSSQELASFISMCLTYEPRERPSFRTVLRELTELQLKNPDISPLESLPDADPNVFLKRYLKKIRDLGEGHFGKVMLYVYDPANDGTGDYVAVKALKHEGGSHLHEGWMKEIEILKSLYHSNIVKYKGCCSELGGQTVQLIMEFLPLGSLREYLVKHRLGVAHSLLFAQQICQGMDYLHSKRYIHRDLAARNVLVENEHLVKIGDFGLTKYIPEGDVYYRVREDGDSPVYWYAIECLKESKFSFSSDIWSFGVTLYEVLTHGDHRQSPPVKFTQMMGNVHGQMTVMVLVKLLEKHNRLPCPRDCPSEVHMLMQHCWDFDPARRPSFKSLIESIGAIRKTYERQPNMRLAQISQ